The proteins below are encoded in one region of Equus przewalskii isolate Varuska chromosome 1, EquPr2, whole genome shotgun sequence:
- the LOC103567059 gene encoding pulmonary surfactant-associated protein A isoform X1 has protein sequence MGQRPFLSAGGAAGAGAMLLCSLTLTLILLAVSGTKCDVKEFCAACSGVPGIPGSPGLPGRDGRDGVKGDPGPPGPIGPPGGMPGSPGHDGLIGPPGPPGERGDKGEPGERGPPGPPAYPDEELQTTLHDIRHQILQLMGALSLQGSMLAVGEKVFSTNGQVVDFDAIRESCARAGGRIAVPKSLEENAAIASLVTKHNTYAYLGLEEGPTAGDFYYLDGAPVNYTNWYPGEPRGRGKEKCVEMYTDGQWNDRSCLQYRLAICEF, from the exons ATGGGCCAACGGCCCTTCCTTTCTGCAGGGGGAGCTGCTGGAGCAGGAGCCATGTTGCTGTGCTCGTTGACCCTCACCCTCATCTTGCTGGCGGTTTCTGGCACCAAGTGTGATGTGAAGGAATTTTGTGCTGCATGCTCTGGCGTCCCTGGCATTCCGGGGTCCCCTGGCCTGCCTGGCAGAGATGGGAGAGATGGTGTCAAAGGAGACCCTGGACCTCCAG gCCCCATTGGCCCCCCTGGAGGAATGCCAGGTTCCCCTGGCCATGATGGGCTGATTGGACCCCCTGGTCCCCCTGGAGAGCGTGGAGACAAGGGAGAGCCTGGCGAGAGGGGCCCTCCAG GGCCTCCAGCTTATCCAGATGAGGAGCTCCAAACTACACTCCATGACATCAGACATCAAATCCTGCAGTTAATGGGTG CCCTCAGTTTGCAGGGGTCCATGCTGGCAGTTGGAGAGAAGGTCTTCTCCACCAATGGGCAGGTGGTCGATTTTGATGCCATTAGAGAGTCATGTGCCAGAGCTGGTGGCCGCATTGCCGTCCCGAAGAGTCTGGAGGAGAATGCGGCCATCGCAAGCCTCGTGACAAAGCACAACACTTACGCCTACCTGGGCCTGGAAGAGGGCCCCACCGCCGGAGACTTCTACTACCTGGATGGGGCCCCTGTGAATTACACCAACTGGTACCCAGGGGAGCCCAGGGGTCGTGGCAAAGAGAAGTGTGTGGAGATGTACACAGATGGGCAGTGGAATGACAGGAGCTGCCTGCAGTACAGACTGGCCATCTGTGAGTTTTGA
- the LOC103567059 gene encoding pulmonary surfactant-associated protein A isoform X2 has product MLLCSLTLTLILLAVSGTKCDVKEFCAACSGVPGIPGSPGLPGRDGRDGVKGDPGPPGPIGPPGGMPGSPGHDGLIGPPGPPGERGDKGEPGERGPPGPPAYPDEELQTTLHDIRHQILQLMGALSLQGSMLAVGEKVFSTNGQVVDFDAIRESCARAGGRIAVPKSLEENAAIASLVTKHNTYAYLGLEEGPTAGDFYYLDGAPVNYTNWYPGEPRGRGKEKCVEMYTDGQWNDRSCLQYRLAICEF; this is encoded by the exons ATGTTGCTGTGCTCGTTGACCCTCACCCTCATCTTGCTGGCGGTTTCTGGCACCAAGTGTGATGTGAAGGAATTTTGTGCTGCATGCTCTGGCGTCCCTGGCATTCCGGGGTCCCCTGGCCTGCCTGGCAGAGATGGGAGAGATGGTGTCAAAGGAGACCCTGGACCTCCAG gCCCCATTGGCCCCCCTGGAGGAATGCCAGGTTCCCCTGGCCATGATGGGCTGATTGGACCCCCTGGTCCCCCTGGAGAGCGTGGAGACAAGGGAGAGCCTGGCGAGAGGGGCCCTCCAG GGCCTCCAGCTTATCCAGATGAGGAGCTCCAAACTACACTCCATGACATCAGACATCAAATCCTGCAGTTAATGGGTG CCCTCAGTTTGCAGGGGTCCATGCTGGCAGTTGGAGAGAAGGTCTTCTCCACCAATGGGCAGGTGGTCGATTTTGATGCCATTAGAGAGTCATGTGCCAGAGCTGGTGGCCGCATTGCCGTCCCGAAGAGTCTGGAGGAGAATGCGGCCATCGCAAGCCTCGTGACAAAGCACAACACTTACGCCTACCTGGGCCTGGAAGAGGGCCCCACCGCCGGAGACTTCTACTACCTGGATGGGGCCCCTGTGAATTACACCAACTGGTACCCAGGGGAGCCCAGGGGTCGTGGCAAAGAGAAGTGTGTGGAGATGTACACAGATGGGCAGTGGAATGACAGGAGCTGCCTGCAGTACAGACTGGCCATCTGTGAGTTTTGA